The nucleotide sequence TCAGTGCTGAATATCTGGGTTGAGATTCGGGCATATTCGGGAGAAGCTGCTGAGAGAGATGGTCATAATGCGACGTGATTCTTTGGATCATTCGTATCAGGGTTCCTGCAATTCCCTGCGATTGTAATTCACCAAGCGCGATTGAAGTGTATCCCGACTTGCCAGTCGAAGCATTTCGAACCATCCAGAGACCTGAAGCCAGAATTGAACCAGAAACTCCAATAAGCCAGGGCCAGCGTGCTTTGCGGAAGACTGCCCAGATGCCTGCAGACAGGATCATCAAGATCCCGATGGTTCTGAGAAAGGGGAGAAAGATTATTAAAATGGTGAATATAATCAGTTGACCTCTTCCAGGATGATCCGGTTGAAGGGCCACGACATAGAGAATTGCCAGCGAACAAGCCATGAACGGAATTTCGCTCATCACCAGCGTAGAAAAGAATAATGTGTAGGGATTGACGGCTAACAGTCCGGTGATGATCAATGCGGTCCAGTAAGTACCGGTTTTGACAGTTGTGCTCTGGTCAGTCTCTGGTTTCAGCAGGCTGATGATATAAAGATAAAGCATGGCTAACAGTGCCAGGCTGGACAGCCAGACGGTTGCTTTTGCCAGAAGCACATTATAAGGGGCAATCAATGCCGCCGGTGCCAGGAGAACTGACATCCCCGGAGGCCGATGCGAATAAAGGGGTTCGCCAGGTGTATCAATTTCTCGATAACCGGTTCCATTAACCAGCGACGTCGCCATCGTTACATAACGGCCACTGTCCGGAGTATAGAAATAGAGCTGATTCCATCGTGCCAGTATCATGCCGGAAAAAATAACCAGCAATAGCAGGATGCTGTATTTATGCAGACGGGGCACAGGTTGAGCGAGAGCGTTCATGCGGTGGCTCGAATTTTCAAAACGGGTTGTGTATGGGAATGAGACCTCTAGGAACAGGAGAACCGCAAATCTTATTCCTCTTCAATCAGGGAAATGCTTGTGAAGCCAACATCGCCGTGAAGTGAGTGAAGGGAGTGGTCCTGCAGATTGTAGTGCTGTCCAGGAGGCTTTCAGAAGTGGTTCTGGTCGAGCCGGCTCTGTTTCACTGTTGTTGACATCTTTGAAATGATGCATTAAATCAACAATGTTGATAATTCGAAACAATCTCGAATTTCTCAGGCCCATCGTGCTGCCGTTGCATTTTGAAGCCAATTCTTTCACAATTCGGTGCGCGTAGCGCGATCAATACACGGATTGTTCAGGGCTGCATTATGATCTATTTCGATTCTTTCAAGTTTATCACAGGTGTTTCTCATGGATGACGAACGTTTCCGCTCTCTTAAAAATTCACTTCAGACTGTTGCTGAAACTGAAGAACTGGTTGGTTTCCTTGAAGAACAGGGGACATTCTCTTTTCCGGCCTTGGAGAATGGACTGTTTCCTGCGGCTATCGCACATGAATCGACGGGATACCAGAGTATATGGGTGCGAGACAATATTCATGTGGCGCACGCGTTAAATGCAGTGGGAAAATCCGGGCCAGCCTGCAGAGCGATTTCCACCTTGACGGAGTATTTTATCAAGCATCGGGATCGGTTGGACCAAATCATTTCCGGACAGGCCAGTCCCAGTGAAGTGATGAAACGCCCTCACATTCGCTTTGATGGCAATACTCTTGGCGAAATCGATGAAAAGTGGGCACACGCACAGAATGACGCGCTGGGGTATTACGTCTGGTTTTATTGCCTGTTGCTGACACAGGGAAAACTGGAACCCGTTTCAGGTACGCTGGATTTACTGGCAGCCTTCGTGCGGTACTTTGAATCAATTCGTTTCTGGGAAGATGCAGACAGTGGTCACTGGGAAGAGGCCCGGAAGATAGAAGCATCAAGTATTGGCACTGTGGTCAGTGGATTGAAAATGCTGAAACGCTACCTGGACCAGAGCGGGAACTGGAGTCAGTTTCGTTATGCCGGGACCCCCGTGTCTGCGGACGCAGTCGACTCACTGGCTCAACAGGGGCAGGCTGCCTTGGATGAGATCCTGCCTGCAGAGTGCATCCAGGCAGATCCCCTGCTGTCACGCAAGTATGATGGTGCGCTGTTGTTTCTGATTTTCCCGCTGGGCCTGATCCAGGGGGAACTGGCAGAGACGATTATGGAAGATGTTCGATCTCATTTGATGGGCGACTATGGAATCCGTCGTTATCTGGGCGATTCTTACTGGTGCGCCGACTACAAAGAAATGCTGGGTGAAGAAGATCGCACGGTTGATTTCAGCGATGACCAGTCCAGTCGGGATAAACTGTTGAAGCCCGGGCAGGAAGCGCAATGGTGCATTTTCGATTCTATCTTGTCGATAATTTATGGTCAGAGGTTTCTGCAGTCAGAAAACCAGGAAGATCTGGAAAAGCAGCGGTTTCACCTGGATCGCTCACTCAGTCAGCTTACGACCAGTGAGTCTGTATTTGGCCCGTATAAATGTCCTGAATCATACTACCTGGAAAAAGGCAGATATGTGCCGAATGACATCACTCCGCTCTTATGGACGCAGGGCAATCTGATGATGGCCCTGCAGCAGTGGAAGCAGACTTTGAAGGCTCCCTCGGATAACTAGAGCACATCACATTTAACCATAGCGTCTCTCAATCTAACATACTCGGTCCCAATGGTCCTGAAGACGCTACAGTAAAACTGGACACAGTCTAGTTCAGAATGGTTTAAGACAGAAGTTGTTGAATCAGCCTGGTGTAAACAGACTGGTCTGCTTTATTAAGTGCCTCGAGCGCGCGATGTAAGAGTTGAATCTGCCGTGATGTGACAGGCACGGGTGTGTTTTGATCAGGAACTTCCGGGACAAGTTTTTGAATCAATCGATCCAGCAGGATGTCGATGCCTGATTTTGTGATTGAGGAGACTGAAACCGCACTGTCGGGAAGAGATTGTTTCCAGCGGCGTGGAAGATCCGTTTTGTGCGCGACCAGGATTGAATCAGACCATAAAGCGATCAGTCGCTGGTCGTCTGCCTGTTCTGGCTGGCTGACATCAATCAGGATGAGATTACAGTCGGATGATTGCATCATCTGTTCTGCGCGCTGTATTCCCGTTGTTTCGAGAGCATCAGCCTGTTCGCGAATTCCCGCTGTATCGGAAAACTGAATGGGCCAGCCTTCAATTGCCGTTGTAGCAGTGAGGACATCACGGGTTGTGCCAGCCTCATTGAATACAATCGATCGTTCATAGCCGAGGATGGCATTGATCAGACTGGATTTGCCTACATTGGGTCGACCGGCGAGAACCACACGCCAGGGAGTTACCAGGTGAAGTCCGAATGGTTCCCAGTACAGTAATTTCTCGATTTGTGATTGAAAGTGACCCGTGTTGAAGGATTGGCCTTCAACAGGCAGGAGTGCTTCGAATGCTGATTTTAACAGGCCTTCTGACTGGCGCAGTAAAATTTCTGCAGTACGAAACGTGGTTGCTGCGGTGAGTCTCTCCTGGAGTTCGACGTCTAATTCTGTTCGAGTGAATTTCGCCAGTTGCTCCCATGAATTGCGAGAGCAGCCTTGTTCTTCCAGGTCAGAAAGGATCCGCTCTACAGCAGCCATTCCCCCGTGACAGTGAATGTCGACCGTATTCTGATCGAGACGACAGACCACCAGGTCTTCATTGCTGCCTTGACCCCAGAGCCCATATACAATTCGATTCAGTGGTTGTGCTTCCAGTGATTTCTGATTTACTGCATGGAAACAGGCATCGATCGCAGCTGCCACTGATATCAATTCGCCACATACGCGTATTGTCGCAACGGCTCCCCGACCGCGGGGTGTTAACAGCGCCGCGGAACAGGAAACCGGTTTCTGATTTTCAATCGATGGCGACATATTGTTTATCTGATCCCGCTGATTTTTTGTGCCACGATTGCCAGCCCCTGCAGTGTTAATAATGGCTCGAACCGGACCAGATCATCGAGGTGCGGTGCCAGCAATGAAGAGCCTCCACCAGTAAGCAGAACCAGTGGCGGTTCAGGACTGCTGTTGAACAGGGAATGTTTCTGAAACTGGTGAATCAGTTCCCGTACTGCACCGAGCTGTCCCCAGAATAAGCCACTGCGAATCGCATTTGTTGTATGTTTGCCCAGCACGACTGGTTCTTCCTGTCGCAGATCAGCGACAGGGATAAGTGGCAGAAGTGCGGTATAATCATGCAGCGATTTTGCCGAAAGTTCAAATCCTGGCAGAATCGATCCTCCAGCGAAATGGCCATCAGGTGAGACAACGTCCACAGTTGTCGCTGTTCCGGTATCGACGATAATGGCACCCTGATTAATATTCCGCAGGATATTGGCGGCGATCGCGTTCAATAACCGGTCAATCCCCACTTTACGTGGCTCGTCTACTTCAATGTTCAGCGGGAAATCTTCAGTATTAAATACTTCGAGTGGTGGCAGAAGCGGAAGCAGTGCCCAGTCCGTAACGATCTTTTTGATTCCCCGTGGATTCGAACCGGCGACAACACTCTGGCAATGTTCTTCAGGCTGATTGCTTAACCAGTTTCTTAACTGATCCCAGGGAACCGGCTCGTCGATCGCCATCGACACGGCGTGTTCTACCAGAGGGAGCTGCTTGCAATCTTTAACGGGAAGGTTTGTATGCAGAACCACGAACTTGATTCGACTATTGCCGACATCGATGGCCAGTTGTTTCAGTGAATGTGTCATGAGAGTCTGCTTTGTCTGATTCATTTTACAGTCAGACTAGACTGTTTCCAGTTTTACTGTAGCGTCTCCAGGGCTATTCAGGCCGAGTATATTAGACTGAGAGACGCTATGGTTAAATGTGATGCGATCTAGAACAAAGTCCGGTCATTCTCGTTCTCATCGGAATCTTTTTTGGGAGAACTGCTTTTGCGTCGACCTGTTTTGGCAGGTCCTTTCGTATCGATTGATGCGGTAGAATCGAACTCTTCCAGTACCGGGTTGCCATCTGCATCGACGCGGGTCAGGATTTCAATTTTCTGCTCGGCTGATTCCAGAGACTGGTAACACGAACGGAGCAGTTTCACTCCACGTTCAAAGTGTTCCATCGATTCTTCAAGGCCGGCCGTCCCTTCTTCCAGCGTGGATACGATCTCCTGCAATTCTGCTAGTGATTCTTCGAAGAGGGGCGTGTCTGACTGTGCTGCTTCTTTCTTTGCCATAACTGAGATCTTTTATATATCAAAATGATTGACTGAGTAGGAAAAGTGACAGGAATCCATCAGGAGTCTTTGCGGATTTCCTGAATCTGACTGATAATTGTGCCATCGGAGATGCGTGTGTGGAGGACCTCACCTGGCTTTACCTGACTGATTGATTTTACAATATTCAAAGTGGAGGGTTCGTCTTCTGTTTCTTTACGCGTGATGCTATATCCTCGATTCAATACCTTGAGTGGACTCAAGGCATCCAGAGCGGAGCCCAGATGTCGGGTTTCGGTCTGATATCGAGAAATGATTTCGCGCGTGCTGCGTTTCAGTCTGCGGTCCAGTTCATCAACCTGCGCAGCCCGCTGGTGAACCAGATCGAGAGGGCGAGTCAATGCCGGGCGGCCGGCAATGGCATCAAGTTGCAGGCGAACCTGTCGCGCACGTTGTTTCAGGTTTGTGGCAAGTTGATTCTGCCAGTGAGTCAACGTTGCCAGAACATCGGATTGCAGCGGAACAGAGAGTTCTGCGGCTTCACTCGGTGTCAATGCCCGACGGTCTGCGACCAGATCGGCGATGCTGATATCAATTTCGTGCCCGACTGCGCTGATGATGGGAATCGGGCAGGCAAAAATAGCACGGGCCACCACTTCTTCATTGAAGGCCCACAGATCTTCCAGGCTGCCGCCTCCGCGTCCGGTGATGATGGTATCTACCCCGGGAATACGGGCAGCTGTTTCAATGCCTGCAGCAATCTGTTCGGCGGCGCCTTCTCCCTGCACAGCGACCGGTACGATTACCAGGTCAGCGGCTTTCCAGCGTCGTGTGATCACCTGGAGCATGTCGCGCACTGCGGCGCTGGTGGGGCTGGTTACCAGCGCAATTTTTCGCGGGAACTGGGGAATCGGTTGTTTGTGCTCGGGATTGAACAGTCCTTCCGCTGCCAGCTTTTCCTGCATCTGGCGAAACGCTAATTCCAGTGCACCCACGCCCTGTGGAATCAGCTGTTCAATATTCAGCTGATACGTTCCACGCGCCTGGTAAACTTCGACCGGTCCGGCTGCGATGACTTCCATGCCATCTTCAATCTGGAATTTTAATCGTGATGCAGTCCGTTTCCAGATGACGGCTCTTAACTGGGCAGAGTCATCCTTGAGAGTCAGATAGACATGGCCTGAACGGGCCATAGTGCAATTAGAGATTTCTCCCACCACCCATGCGTAAGGGAAGTTCGCCTCCACCAGATTTTTAATCTGTCGCGTGGTTTCGGTAACGGAAAGAATTTCGGGTTCTGCAAGTGACATAAGCTCGCGATCAATTATCAGTATCAGTAGATCAGGGTAGCAGTGAATTCAGATAGGAAATGCCGCTGCGACAGTCTTCCAGCTTGCTTTCACCTTGTGTACGATCCACGGTGAGCCATCCCTGGTAACCGGTTTCCAGAACCAGGGGTAGAAAGTGATCCCACACGACCATACCTTTCCCCAGCGCGACTTCCGACCCTTCGCCATCCATTTCACGCACGGCATCACGTAACCGGTATGATTTGATCCATGTATACAATTCACGAATCGTTTTTTCAGGATCCTGTCGCGTGTAAACCATTTCCGCGGTATCAAAGTCGATGCCGACAAAGCCCGTGGTGACGTTTGAGATCAGTTCACGGATCACTGCGGAAGAGTTCTTTTCACAGGCGAGACAAAGGTCTGTACCAATATGCGAGGCATGTCGCGCCAGGTCATTCAGTACTTCACAGATCATCGGGAAATTGCTGCTGTCGGTAGACTGAATTGTTCCCGGATGAATGATCAGGCAGGGAGCTTTCATCCGCCAGGCGAATTCCAATGCGGATCTGATTTGCGAGACACGTTCATCGAGAAATTCCGGATCGACCAGAGTGCGACGGGCCGGGAGCCGAAGCGAGGCGACAGACAGGTTAAATTCTTCCAGCAGTTTGCGAAACTGTCGTTCGCCGGATGCGCCAAAAGAAACAGGTGAAATTTCATTCTGAACATCGAGCTGTACTCCGCGCGCGCCGATCTGAGCGGCTGTTTTAATAGCGCGTTTGATGGGCTGGCCAAAATGGCGGGTTGCGACGGCGAGTTTGAAGCGTGACATTATTTTCCTTAAATCAATGCTATTTGCAGGCATTTTAACTGTGTGGAATAACTGTGGCAATCGGATCGACTGGCAAAGTTTATCTAACTGTCTGTGAAATGAGAATGATCTCCCCGCGTTATCAGATCAGGATCCGGAAAATGGGCTAGATCAGTCTGTTCCTGATTGAGATTCCAGCAAAAAATGGTCGATCTTGATTAGAGAGAATCAAACCTGTTCGGAAACCTTCCATGATACTGTCATCGCTTGCGACCTGCTACCTTGCGTTACTCGCCGGTTTACCTGTTGAGGGTAATCTCGTGGAAGATACGTTACCCATTCTGTCCTATTCATTTGAAACCAGGCAGGATCAGGATTTCGACGATCTGCCAGACGACTGGTCGAGAAGAAAGGGGCCCGGTTATCCGCAATATGTCGATGTGCGAATTGATCGAAACCTGGGACATAGCGGTCAGCAGAGCCTGCATTTTGCAGTGAATGGGGGGCATGCCACCATTTATTCCCCTCCCGAAAAAATCGATGCTGACCATGCCTACGTGTTTCGCGGTTATGTCAAAACACAAAGATTACTCCATGATGCTGCGTTGATTTCGATTTCATTTCTGGATCATAAACGTCAGCGTGTTCAGCATTTTGTCAGTCAACCTGTGTCAGGTACCCATAAGGACTGGGTCGAAGTAACGCTGGGCCCTTTGACTCCCCAGGCCAATGTGCGGTTTATTGTGCTTGGTTGTCATGTCGCTCATAACGATCAGAAAGATATTTCAGGCGATATCTGGTTTGATGATCTGTGGGTGGGCAGCTTACCTCAGTTGGATATTCTCAATAATTACCATCGCCATTTTGTCGACCATTCTGCTGAAATCCGGGTCAGCAGTCGTATCAGCGGCTTGAACCCGGATAACCAGTATCGTCTGGATCTGGAACTGGTCGACAATTCGAATCGACACATTGCCGACTCCTCCCTGGCACTGGTAACAAAACCAGAAGATCTCAAGGCAGTTGAACACAGCCGTTTACTCGATGGAAATAATCATACGGAAGTCTGGCGCTTACAGCCGATGGAGTATGGTTTTTATGAAGTCAGATCCAAACTGATCAGGGACCAGAAGTCCATACTGGAAAAGAAAA is from Gimesia maris and encodes:
- the xseA gene encoding exodeoxyribonuclease VII large subunit — translated: MSLAEPEILSVTETTRQIKNLVEANFPYAWVVGEISNCTMARSGHVYLTLKDDSAQLRAVIWKRTASRLKFQIEDGMEVIAAGPVEVYQARGTYQLNIEQLIPQGVGALELAFRQMQEKLAAEGLFNPEHKQPIPQFPRKIALVTSPTSAAVRDMLQVITRRWKAADLVIVPVAVQGEGAAEQIAAGIETAARIPGVDTIITGRGGGSLEDLWAFNEEVVARAIFACPIPIISAVGHEIDISIADLVADRRALTPSEAAELSVPLQSDVLATLTHWQNQLATNLKQRARQVRLQLDAIAGRPALTRPLDLVHQRAAQVDELDRRLKRSTREIISRYQTETRHLGSALDALSPLKVLNRGYSITRKETEDEPSTLNIVKSISQVKPGEVLHTRISDGTIISQIQEIRKDS
- a CDS encoding glycoside hydrolase family 15 protein produces the protein MDDERFRSLKNSLQTVAETEELVGFLEEQGTFSFPALENGLFPAAIAHESTGYQSIWVRDNIHVAHALNAVGKSGPACRAISTLTEYFIKHRDRLDQIISGQASPSEVMKRPHIRFDGNTLGEIDEKWAHAQNDALGYYVWFYCLLLTQGKLEPVSGTLDLLAAFVRYFESIRFWEDADSGHWEEARKIEASSIGTVVSGLKMLKRYLDQSGNWSQFRYAGTPVSADAVDSLAQQGQAALDEILPAECIQADPLLSRKYDGALLFLIFPLGLIQGELAETIMEDVRSHLMGDYGIRRYLGDSYWCADYKEMLGEEDRTVDFSDDQSSRDKLLKPGQEAQWCIFDSILSIIYGQRFLQSENQEDLEKQRFHLDRSLSQLTTSESVFGPYKCPESYYLEKGRYVPNDITPLLWTQGNLMMALQQWKQTLKAPSDN
- a CDS encoding exodeoxyribonuclease VII small subunit produces the protein MAKKEAAQSDTPLFEESLAELQEIVSTLEEGTAGLEESMEHFERGVKLLRSCYQSLESAEQKIEILTRVDADGNPVLEEFDSTASIDTKGPAKTGRRKSSSPKKDSDENENDRTLF
- a CDS encoding sugar phosphate isomerase/epimerase family protein, whose translation is MSRFKLAVATRHFGQPIKRAIKTAAQIGARGVQLDVQNEISPVSFGASGERQFRKLLEEFNLSVASLRLPARRTLVDPEFLDERVSQIRSALEFAWRMKAPCLIIHPGTIQSTDSSNFPMICEVLNDLARHASHIGTDLCLACEKNSSAVIRELISNVTTGFVGIDFDTAEMVYTRQDPEKTIRELYTWIKSYRLRDAVREMDGEGSEVALGKGMVVWDHFLPLVLETGYQGWLTVDRTQGESKLEDCRSGISYLNSLLP
- a CDS encoding type III pantothenate kinase, with translation MTHSLKQLAIDVGNSRIKFVVLHTNLPVKDCKQLPLVEHAVSMAIDEPVPWDQLRNWLSNQPEEHCQSVVAGSNPRGIKKIVTDWALLPLLPPLEVFNTEDFPLNIEVDEPRKVGIDRLLNAIAANILRNINQGAIIVDTGTATTVDVVSPDGHFAGGSILPGFELSAKSLHDYTALLPLIPVADLRQEEPVVLGKHTTNAIRSGLFWGQLGAVRELIHQFQKHSLFNSSPEPPLVLLTGGGSSLLAPHLDDLVRFEPLLTLQGLAIVAQKISGIR
- a CDS encoding GTPase, with product MSPSIENQKPVSCSAALLTPRGRGAVATIRVCGELISVAAAIDACFHAVNQKSLEAQPLNRIVYGLWGQGSNEDLVVCRLDQNTVDIHCHGGMAAVERILSDLEEQGCSRNSWEQLAKFTRTELDVELQERLTAATTFRTAEILLRQSEGLLKSAFEALLPVEGQSFNTGHFQSQIEKLLYWEPFGLHLVTPWRVVLAGRPNVGKSSLINAILGYERSIVFNEAGTTRDVLTATTAIEGWPIQFSDTAGIREQADALETTGIQRAEQMMQSSDCNLILIDVSQPEQADDQRLIALWSDSILVAHKTDLPRRWKQSLPDSAVSVSSITKSGIDILLDRLIQKLVPEVPDQNTPVPVTSRQIQLLHRALEALNKADQSVYTRLIQQLLS